In Glycine max cultivar Williams 82 chromosome 15, Glycine_max_v4.0, whole genome shotgun sequence, the DNA window TGAGTGTGCACTAAGTTAGGGATCAATGTGGGAGGCCAATAAAGGTTGCTCAAATATGACTTGAGAATATATAGACATAATAATCCATACAAGATTAAGGATTTTGTAATCTCTATATGTCATGGTGGAAGTTATCCACATGCATAAGTCCTAATACAAATCAAGTCGTACTTTTATGTAGGTTAgatcaaacttaaaaaataaacctaTAACAAGTAAAAATGTCAAGTTagactttatatttttaaccaAGGTTAGACTTAAGCTTATCAAAGTCTAGTTTAATTTGACTTATTTTTACATCATTGTCATAAACTAGAAACAATGACTTGTTGCCACTAGCAAGTTCATTTAGTAGAACCAACACACACCAATACAACATCCTATAACCATGGTTGTTGTCATTGcattatagatattttatttgGTTGATTTCTAAGCGTTATGAATAGGTTAAAGGTCAtgaactccccccccccccctctaaaTCTAGAGTTTTCCATTCTTTCAAAGTTTTCTCATGACATAATAGTAAAAAGGTCTCTTTAATGCATTGTTGATTGATGACCTGAGTAATGAATTCTAATTTAAAGTTTGGGTTAGTATGTAAGACAatttgaaataacaaaaattatagtTAAGTGATACATTATAttgttgattgattttttttgtcttatttaagacattttatattaattttaaattaaatttatacatgACTTGAATATTTGTTtgcacaaaatatatttttaacttttcatttttgtattttttattttaaattcttatatattttctttttcagttttagTTTCTTTGAAATTATGATGATGTGAAATTGTTGACATGATATTAATGACATTATTATACAATTAACATGGCATGTGATGACTTCATCATGAtgtcatcttttatttttgtgacatCATGATGATATTATgttaatgtcatttttttccttatgaTATTAGTGTAAAATATCTACTAATttcattgataattaatttttgtttaaaagttTGATTGAGTGTTTTTagtggagtttttttttttattcaaactacatttttttcatttacaaaatcCGAAtatgagattttatttaaagagaACGAATTTAGTATTACCCGAATTAACAACTTGATATATTAATATCATCTTTAACATTTTTGTAATGAACTTTGACAttagggataaaaaataaaatgtttggaGAAATTAAAGACTAATATTGACTTTTTTAAGGAAACAAACTATGTAGTGCaaatataaaatagttataaatgaTAGTTCAAATACAAATAAATCATCATGGGACGTgaaaaatttgttaacttttataataattatttaaaaattatataaaatataatttgtgattagatgatattttaaaattatttcacatTATCAATGtataactattatttaaaaaaaaaactaaaaaaatgttaaattacaagaaaaatcatatttaaatcatttttttattatataactcTTAGCAGGTACGCTGACTCAGTTCGCTGCATCTTGGAACTCGCAGGCATGGAGATATCAACGGAAAAATACTGTAAATCATAAAAgcgtatataatttttttatatagttagtGCACTACGTGAAAGGAATCTTTTGATGCCAATACAAGGAGTGCATTCAAAGTTGATGATGTATTTATCTGTCTTTTGAAATCCTCCGGTCAAAGTAATTACTTTTCTAGTTTGTACAGAAGTATActcacaaaaatatgaatatgtttatattaaataatattattatgttattctAATACCTAAAGAGTTACTAAAAAAATCGTTTGAAGATTAAAATTAGCATATCACATGAGATGAACTAATGTATTACATAGACAAAGAGAGACTTTATCCATTAGATAGAGAATttgtttttcataataattctataaagttgaatcaatatttttatgtaatattcTTTACGAAAGAAATTCTACTCGAATCGAGTAGAATTATTATGAACACTATCAATATTACTTCCGGCAACATTAtttagaaaaaacaaataaataacataagtaCCTCtgtacaaaaaagaagaaaaaaaaaagccagtTCAGTTTCAAAtcttcacaaaaataaaaaataaaaggtttaattGATCCCCCGCCCCATATCTGCATtagcttttttgttttaatctttattcTCAAAAGCTTTATacattttagttttcatatttttctgttTGACTTTCTGTTAATTTGTTGATAAGTGTAAATTCGTCCCAACATAGAAACATAAAAAGTTTTgacatataaattttttacaaaaaattaagtacagaaactaaaacgaaaaattCATTAAACCAAGTATAATAATGCCCAAAAGATTaattagttaaacaaaaataacaaaacagaaaagaaaataaaagcctCCTCTGATGCATGTGTATGGACAATGGTCCCTACAGATTGCAAAAAAAACGCGTTTTCAgacaatatattatttattgtgtTGATGTTGTTCCAGTCAAACTGGAATAGCTTACCTTTGTTGAGAatttgagaacaagagaaagagaaCAACAGAGTGACAACGAGGTCCAACCTTCTCTTCTCTGTAGCACTCTCAAAAGACTGCACCTTTAACAATTGCTGTTGCTATTGTTCATCCTCATAACATCAAATTTATGGAAAACCCAACTTCAGATTCTCTCTCTGCTACTCTTGGCAACTCAATCCAAGCTCTGGGTCGTGGCTTTGATGTCACATCAGATATTAGGCTTCTCTACTGCAAGGGTGCTCCTGGCTCAAGGCTTGTTCACCTTGATGAGGACCACACCAAGAATCTTCCTCTCTCCCATGACCTCGTTATTCCCAATGTCTCTGTGGACATTGATTGGTCACCTGGGAAGAGAGGTATAGAGATGACCCCTGTTTGTAGTTTCCTTGAGGTGATGATTCTCTTCATTCACTTTTCATCCACCCCTTTTGTTTctagatttatttttattttgtttcttcttggCTTGATTCTAAGAGGAAATACAaggaaatgaatgaaaaagcaTCTGGGGCAggaaaaattttcaatttttttttgttttttttttattatgttgttgtttttatttgctGGGTGAGTTGGCTTGTGATTTCAATGTGTTGGACTTGGATTGTATTTTCTAACTGCATTGCCTAACTTAACATAGAGCTAATTCTGTTCCTTGCTTCATTTGGTTTCTTGATTAGTATGCCACGTGGATGGTTTTGCTAGGAATGTTCAAATGCATCCTTACTTGAGATCATAATGGTTTTTGCAGATTGGTTCCTTTGGGTCCCTAGTTTCTGAAATAGGATTTGGATAGTTCCTATGAACTCTTTTATGTCTATAAAaggcataaattaatttttttttgtcaagcaGAACATGTTCAGGGAGTTCACTTAAAGCACACTTTACATGACTTAGACCCTGCATTGGTGTTTAACAATCTTAAGCTCTGAATACATTCTAGATATAATTTCTCTATCTCCATCAGGACTTTATTTTATCTTGTAACTTCTGCATATTTTCTACTTGttattgttttaatattattactatttttttaaaacaagtatCTTGTCTCTAAAGGAAGTAGTGGCGTGTTTGGAGGTTAGGATCAATTTCtttataaaggatataaaacttggatttatttttaaatagctAATAATCTGAACTCCGAAGAGTAGTGCAGcaaattcttcaaaaatatgAGAATGATAAAGTAGTGGAGAGAGATTGGTATTATCAATATATCTTGTTGAAACTACTTCATGACGTTTTCTTCGAGCATTATTGCAAATTTAGCTTCTTTCAGAATAATGAATAACTTACCATATAAAAAAGTTTTCTGTTTTGTAATTCTACAGTTCCTTCGAGCAGCCTACTCCATTTCTGATCTTATCTTGTTATGGAATTGATGATTATTGGTATATATTATTTGGCTATAGTTATAGTGCtggtgttataaaaaaaatggacttGCAAATATGATTTTGAATGGGAATAGTGCAATTCtctatttgtttttgttcaaaGTTTACCCAAATGGTGGTTTGCACTTTGCAATAGTCTACTTGTCACGATCTAATAGTCACCATGATGGGTTGAGAACCTTATATTTTACTAGACTCTgttcatgattttattaatagCGTTCATTTATAAACTTTGAGTCTTATTTACAGAGTCTCTCTGTTGTGTGTTTCTTGATGTATTAATATTTGAGTTTTAAAGAAGAAATGCGTGATGAGAAATCATTTGGATGCCTAGGGTTTTTATTTGAGTAGGTCCAAAGACAGAATATATGGAATTTAAGTTCAATGAGGAAAGGAGAGTGGATGGTATGATAGTTTGACCGTTTTGAAGAAAGTTGAAGTGACTcctataaaagagaaaaatgatgtaatattatttaaaatagtcTGCACTTGCAAGACAACGGTagatagagactaaaaaagacATGGCAGGAGACAATAATACATCGTACATGATTTAGCATGATGGTTGCTAGAATCCTTGTAGCCTGGCGAGAATAGCCTTTGGTTGTTTTTTTTGTATGAAAGATGCATTATTTCTTTTGGCTTATTTGGGTTTTTCTTATACTTGAAATAGACATGTTCATCCCATTGATCACCATACAAAGTCAGTTAAGTGGTTTTGGTGACAATACTGAATTTTTCAGATGGCAAAATATTTCAATGGGAGGTCAGGCATAGCAGGACAGATTCCACTTGGAAGCTTTAATTCCATGTTCAATTTTACGGGCTGCTGGATGGCTGATGCAGCAGCCACCAAATCCCTTGCTATGGTTGGATATTTCATTCCTCTGGTTGAagttaaattaaacaaactaaATTTGGTCTTGACTGATGAAGTAAAGCGTGCTGTTCCTTACTCTTGGGATCCAACATCCTTGGCTAGGTacactatgttttttttttttctgtaaataGTACTCCCTTTAGTCATTTTTATAACAAACAAATAACTAATTCatcaaaaacaataaaagtaggtaagttagttaattttagttaataatgtcagaaattcaaattttattacaaaaatacccATAACATTAAATGATTTAAGTAGTGGTAATATTTAATGACACTACACATAGTTTTAaagataattgtttttttcccCAATGAATGTGGCTTATATTGTTAATGGGCCAATAAATGCACCCACTTGCATGAAGAATGAGAGAACATCTCATTAACAGATTTCACAACAAATTATggatattaaaatgaattagcAATTAATGCATCTAAAAGTGAGTCcatgtttcttataattaggaTGAAAAAATGGACTCATTTGTTTCTTATTAAAGGACTGGAGGGAGTCTTTAATTATCTCTTTATGTAGAAAATGGTTTTGGCTTGATGTGTATGAACATGGAAGAAATTTTGTAATTGTTAGATTTTATGTTTTACACGCAGACTCTACTTCAAAATCGACTGATATATATGATTCCTGGGCTTCAATTATGGTGTTAAAGAGAAGTGAACCAAAATTTTGTTGACTGGAGTAAAGTAATTTCAgcatttattaatgtttatccATAGCAGTTTtgttactaatatatttttgtgaaacaAGAAACTTAAATTTACAAAATCCTTATGTGTGTATTTATTCATTTACTGTGAGTCATATATGGAAAGCTTGTGAAGCTAAGATTGATGGGTGATATTAGAATCTAATTTGTCTTCTGATGACTTGTCTAAGACATGATTTTAAATTActgatttcaatttcaattttcaaataccATACGGAGTTACAGTGACGTGATAACTTCATACTTCTAATGCGACATTTTACTATGCCATGTGTCAAATGTGATGCCTTTGCCCCATTGTTATGCAGAAGACAATGAAATTTATCTTTGTTGCCATAATAGACAGTAAAGATTGCACAAAGCATATTTATAGTCTGACTTAAGTTGATTTGTCCTAAAATTTATCCCCTTTCCCCTCAAAAGTCCGAAAAGGAATAAggttaaacatataatttagtcCCTATACATGTCTTTGATCCTCAATTCGGTCCCTATACATGAAAACTTATTAAATTGGGCTATATATAAACATTACCGGTTTGGTCCCCACCACTGTAAGTCCCTTATGCGTTATTAATTTGGTTCCTATACATGTAGCACATTGTTAATTTGGTCCCTATGTAAGGACCAAAGTAAGAATGCGCTACAGGTATAGGGACCAAATTAAGAATTCGCTACAGGTATAGGGACCAAATTAAGAATTCGCTACATATATATGGACCAAATTAAGAAGTCAACGGTTAATGTATAACGACAGAGACCAAATTGGTAATGTTTGTACTTTAGGAACCAATTCAATAAGTTTTTACGTATAGGGACCAAATTGAAAATCCACAACATCTATAGGgactaaattatatatttaaacaagAAATAGTTATATTTGCACTAGCTAGATGGAATGGACAGGGTCAAGTTCTAATTGGAAACTTCTGCACTTTCTTCTTTTCAGTTTTATTGAGAATTATGGTACCCATATTGTTACATCTGCAACTGTTGGTGGAAGAGATGTAGTGTATATCAGGCAGCACCAATCATCTTCTTTGTCTGCTTCAGACATTGAAAACTATGTAAAGGACATTGGAGATGATAGGTTTCGTGATGTTAAGAACTTTTCCGGTCCTGGTCCTTTAAAGTACAAGGAGAAGGTCAGTATTAAGAAATGCCTTTACCCCACTATTACTCTGTAAACAGATAACTTCTTCTACTTCAGATTGTTTATGCAACTTCCTTTATTTTAGGGAAATACATTCTGGTTTAGTCTTGTTCATTTGTTTCTTGCATTTGCACTCTATTTCATTGAAAAGAATTTAGTCACTGATTCAATACTCACAGAAATGTCAGAGTAGTGACCTTTCTTTTTGTTGCTGTAGGATGTTACTGTCATATTTAGGAGGAGAGGAGGGGATGATCTTGAGCAAAGTCATACTAAATGGGCGGAAACTGTCAAATTGGCACCAGATATCATTAACATGAACTTTACACCCATTGTTTCTCTTCTTGAAGGAGTGCCAGGCGTAAAATATTTGGCCCGTGCTATAGATCTATATCTGGAGTGTAAGTTCTAATCCAATTATTAATGctgtgaaattaatttttattgttgcttattataattattaaaggtTAATGAACTAATGAGTCCCATGAGTGATAGACTTTCTCAGAATATAAATTCCAATATCAATCAAGATGGTTTTGAAAGCAGTTTGACTCTTGTGGATTTACAATGAAACTTtcttaacaataaatttttagcTGCATAagctaaataaaatttaaatacaaactCAACCCAAACAGAAatgtaaaagaataataaataagataaataaaagaaaaggttttttgaaagtttgaTGAATACTGTTTTTGACGGCAGTCTGCTTCCTTATagatatttatttaagtcattcaaATCTgtcttttttgaaaaattattttacccaAATCGGCACAGGCTCAtggtggcaattttgtaatattCAGATGGAAAATGCTGATTTGCACGGAAAGGATTTTGTGAAAGTTGTAAGAATTTATATGATTTGTTTGATACATGTAATGATTGTAGGTAGTTACTTCCACTCCTTTGGTTTCTTTACCACCCCATGCATTGTCATGCGTTCAACAAATTTTCTTGATCTAAATGGCATTAATCTACTCAGATTATATGTAGCTGCAAGAAGAGATAGCTTGACACCACAATAAAACTAACTATgtaattaccaaaattaaaggaaattgAGGTAGTAAACTGGGACATTGACCCCAGACACGACGATTTCTGGATAAGTATGACAACTGATATTGTAGTTTTATGGCATAATATATAATCTATAATTTACCCATCTGTTGTATTAACCAGACAAACCACCTATCGAAGACCTACAGTATTTCTTGGATTTCCAAATAACTCGAGTTTGGGCACCAGAGCAGAATAATCTACAAAGAAAGGAACCTGTCTGTCAGTCTCTTCAGTTCAGCTTGATGGGACCTAAGCTTTTTGTCAGTCCAGATCAGGTAATCTTTACTAAATTCTACTTGACTGAATAGGGCATCATATTATGCCAAATAAAAAAGGACAATTCACAACCCAGAACATAGAATGAATGCTAAAACTATGATTATCATTATATCACCTATTTGATTGAATTGAAGCTAAACTATCAAGATGTTTCAGATACTTTCTCAGTCAATTTACTGTTAACTTTGAGAGAGTAAAACAAAGCAAGGTAGCCTGTAAAAGTGAGAAATGACAAGGTTTATTGGAATTTCAACAAGAATTCTACCTATGTTGTTATTGCTGAAAATCATTAAATAGTTGGTCCCAAGTCTTAATAAAAGAGGAGGGTTGTTTTCAGGTCCTCAATAACCAAGGTAAAACTTTGTTGAATCTTTATGGCATGGATTATGATATTCATGTTGCAATAAGAAACCAAAAGTTGTCCCCTTTGATAGGGACATATGTTTTGGTTTGCTAACTGGCTTATTTGTGTCTATCTGGAGTTCTGCATTAATCCTTCATTTATTCTAACTTGATTATAGAATTTGTGGAGCAAGTTCGTGATTCCACACTTATTACACTTGGTTTCTTGAGTTTTTGAAAATACAACATGTACTTTCCATTTGTAAGCAGTTAACTCTGCAATATTACAAGCATGTTTGAAATTTCTTCCCTCGCCAAGTAACACAATGCCTTGGTGTTGCAGGTAACAGTTGGACGCAAGCCTGTAACTGGACTTAGGCTTAGCCTAGAGGGCAGCAAACAGAATCGACTTGCTATTCATTTGCAGCATTTAGTCTCACTCCCGAAGAACCTTCAACCTCACTGGGATGCACACATGGCCATAGGTGCTCCCAAGTGGCATGGTCCCGAAGAGCAAGACAGCCGTTGGTTTGAACCAATCAAGTGGAAGAACTTCTCCCATGTAAGCACTGCACCAATTGAGTACACTGAAACTAGCATTGGGGACCTGTCTGGTGTTCACATCGTCACAGGTGCCCAGCTTGGTGTTTGGGACTTTGGTGCCAAAAATGTGTTACACCTTAAGCTCCTTTTCTCTAAGGTACCAGGATGTACAATACGCCGTTCCGTGTGGGATCACAATCCCTCCACTCCTGCTGCACAGAGGTCGGATGGTGCTTCATCGTCATTGACAAAGAAAACCTCCGAAGATAAAAAGGAAGATAGTTCAATCCATATTGGAAAACTGGCAAAGATTGTGGACATGACAGAAATGTCCAAAGGCCCCCAAGATATTCCTGGTCATTGGTTAGTTACAGGGGCTAAGCTTGgagttgaaaaaggaaaaattgtgCTGCGGATAAAATACTCTTTGCTTAACTATTGATtgatattcttcttcttttttctatttgttatttgttattttttcccTTCACATTAGAAACAGAAGTCAAGCATTCTTTGCACAGGGAATCTCGGAGGATTTTGTGTTGTAGATTTTGCTTTAGTTATTTTGTTAAATGGTCATTTAGTCGTTGATTACATTTCTAcacttaaattcaatttttgtttatttactgGACAAAGGATATAATGACTTTTGTAGACAGACAGATAAtgaccttttattttatttttatactatacCATTTCGCTTGAAGATAATGTTGTTGACGGACAGAATAAAATAATTGGGAAATTGTTATTCTCCAAAATCTTTCTGTTGAGGACGTGACATTTCACGTGGAACcataaagaacataaaaattgcAACTATCTTTAGCTAAATCAGCTGAGTATATTGCAGCTTTATTTTTCATTGCAAATACAATCTGTTGAAGATATGTGCTGGACAGTTCTTAATTctcttaaattataattataatgccACCATGGTAATAGTAAGCAGCAAAAAATTGATGAAGTGTCGTTTTCTGTAATTGTAAAAGGAAAAGCGTCAGGGTGAAATTGGGAAGAGGAGGTGAATACAGCTTTTCTTTAACGTTTAATTCATTGGTAATAGGAAAATCATCTTGGTAGCGATCTAATTAGGTCATGTTTGAATAAAGTTTTTGGTAAGcacttataggaaaaaaaaacaaataaggaatataaattctttcttaagttaaaatcaatttttgcaTTTTAGTTTCGGAAAATGTTAAATGAGAGAATTTTCATAAAAGCTAAAGTACATAAAGTtagattttaacttatgaaatcaactcaattcattttttcttcttatatttttattttataaatatttacagaGAACTTTATCTGAAGAAGACTTTCAGCTGTCTGCTTGAAATTTTTAACTGATTGGAGATATTTGCTGAGCTAGTTGAGATAATAGTAGAAGCAACAAGTGGGGCTTTTCACTCACCCTTCCTTTCCCCATACAAATAATCACCAATCATGCAACTTTGTTTGATTCTATTAATATGGTCTATCGTGAACGCTTGACATGTCTATATCAGTTGGCATCTCTTAGATTTTAAAGAAACGTGGCAACACTATGCTCTTTTCTGTGACACTAAACAGTACAGTAATTGCTTTTTAGTTGTGCTTCTCACTAAGGATTGCTGATGAATATTTTCCATCTCAAAATATAGTTATGCTTCTCAGAAGTTATTGCATCGCAATACACTGTGTCCTGTttcaatctcatttttttattaataaaagtttaaataaattggATTTATGGATTTATCAGGATGAAGATATGTCTCAAGACTCACTTAacacttataaaaataattacatatcaCTCATTAATAATATTCTTACATATACAATGGAATTAAAACTCGTGTCCATATGAGATACAAGTTCAATCTTTACCCATTGaaccaacatttattttaaataaataaataaatcaaattgtaCGTTAAAAACAGTTGACAAATTATGTAAAAGTCAGTCAAAACTCTGGCGGTGGAAAAAAGTGATTTTCATGTtggttattttgaattaaaaaaaatgaaaaagaataaaatttgttggcAATATTAagattcaaaacaaataaagtgTGGCGTTGATGCAGTTTAGGTTTAGTTAACCATAGTCATATATTACGAATGCTAGTTTGTAAAATGTAAACATATATTCACCGAAGTGGAAAAAACTCTTCAAATGCTAATACTCCCTTGTACCTTCTGCATCCATCTCTCAGTTTTACCTTGTGgaggaataaaaaagaaaatgaacacATAGGAAACGGAGTAACAATGAAGATGTTTATTTGATGTGTGGTTGGGTAAATACTAATTACCAGATAAGTATGGGCATATGCCAGAGGCCGTGGATTGTTTCCACTACAAATTTTTAGAAACCATCTAAAACGAGATTGACATAACATTAAAGGTTAAAACTATGTATTAGGATGTGCCAGTTATTTCCCAACTATAGGAgcgttaatttaaataaaatattggatATTTTTCGGAGATAACAACGTAGGACGACCCGCCATTTTGATTCTTAGTTGACAGATAGACTTGGGATTTTCCGCTTCTAAAATCGGCGAATGTTGTCCAAAGCATTTTGCTATCAACCAAAGGCATAGCATAGGATTCTGTCTAAATAAATCCGTTTATCAGCCATCCATTCCTTgtcatcacatttttttttaaatattttttaagagctattttatttttataacatatttCTCGGATATTCTCTTTAAACCTATTTTGTCTTTTATCACACatcttatgttttatttctctttttctacatatgttcaaattgtaaaaagaaaaacacaatattaaaagaatataaaaatcatttttttatatctctttCTAATACTTTTCATTGTTAAATAAAATGTCCTGATCAATAATAATATACGTgaaactcatattttttttatttctttcctttgtCACATcacatcatttattatattaataatttatctcttgtttatttttatctccCTAAAGGCTTGTAGACATCTAAAAAGTGTccaaaatctttttattttttttttatttttctaataagtGTCTAGGTGTCAAGTatcatgttttcatttaatttttatacattgccacagtttttattttgttttatttggagTAATAAGTCTCGAATAGTAGAATTGAATGTATATATAGACAGAGTTGGTCTTCCCTACTGCCATTGTAATTTCGCCCGTCctgctttttcttttgaatcGGCTACTAACAAGTGCTCTGCATATATAGCCatggtatttatttttttcatgcacTTACTACTACCCTTTCGGCTCTCTCGTTATATGGTTTTTCACATTTGATCATGCAGGAAAAGCCCGAGGTTGTAGATGTGAAAGAGGAAGCAGATTTTCAGCTGGTTGATGAAAATAAAGTGGATTGGAAAGGAAGACGAGCTCTTAAATTCAAATATGGGGGGATGTGTGCTTCTGTGCTCATACTAGGTAATAAACAATGACACTAAGGTATTGTTTAGGTTGATTATGAACATTTTCCGTCGTTATTGCATGACAAGAAAGATCATTAACCAACGTAAAATTTAGGTGGTGGTTTGTGTTATTTTACTACTCAAAAGCAAGAAAAATGTTTACTTCTACTTTgtcttttatatttctttcGGAGGTTAGTAGTTTTGAAGTTGAGGGGTTAGTTTATTCATGGAAACTAATTCATAGACACCATACCCTTGAAGATTCCTAGAAAAGGTATCAACCTTTTGATGATGACTTCTAACCCAGAAAGTagcatattcattttttttactgtgtACTACTGGATTTTGTATTAAGATTCTCTTTGCAGATTTTTTTGATGGTCAATGGTGCAGTGACATATGCATTTACTAATTTCAATTTGGATGCAGCTATGATTGGTTTCGAGAATTTGGGAACATTTTCACTAGCTGTGAACTCGGTGCCATACTTCAGTGGGATAATGCATTATAGTATACCAGATGCAGCTAACATGCTCACCAACTACATGGGAACCGGTTACA includes these proteins:
- the LOC100789061 gene encoding MACPF domain-containing protein CAD1: MENPTSDSLSATLGNSIQALGRGFDVTSDIRLLYCKGAPGSRLVHLDEDHTKNLPLSHDLVIPNVSVDIDWSPGKRGIEMTPVCSFLEMAKYFNGRSGIAGQIPLGSFNSMFNFTGCWMADAAATKSLAMVGYFIPLVEVKLNKLNLVLTDEVKRAVPYSWDPTSLASFIENYGTHIVTSATVGGRDVVYIRQHQSSSLSASDIENYVKDIGDDRFRDVKNFSGPGPLKYKEKDVTVIFRRRGGDDLEQSHTKWAETVKLAPDIINMNFTPIVSLLEGVPGVKYLARAIDLYLEYKPPIEDLQYFLDFQITRVWAPEQNNLQRKEPVCQSLQFSLMGPKLFVSPDQVTVGRKPVTGLRLSLEGSKQNRLAIHLQHLVSLPKNLQPHWDAHMAIGAPKWHGPEEQDSRWFEPIKWKNFSHVSTAPIEYTETSIGDLSGVHIVTGAQLGVWDFGAKNVLHLKLLFSKVPGCTIRRSVWDHNPSTPAAQRSDGASSSLTKKTSEDKKEDSSIHIGKLAKIVDMTEMSKGPQDIPGHWLVTGAKLGVEKGKIVLRIKYSLLNY